Proteins encoded by one window of Camelus bactrianus isolate YW-2024 breed Bactrian camel chromosome 9, ASM4877302v1, whole genome shotgun sequence:
- the ERCC1 gene encoding DNA excision repair protein ERCC-1 isoform X2, with translation MDEEGVQKPAGPPTRKKFLIPLDEDAGPPPGAKPLFKSTRSLPTTEIAPQLAPQTYAEYAISGPPGGAGATHTMGPEPLAGETPNNPAPKPGAKSNSIIVSPRQRGNPVLRFVRNVPWEFGDVLPDYVLGQSTCALFLSLRYHNLHPDYIHQRLQSLGKSFALRVLLVQVDVKDPQQALKELAKMCILADCTLILAWSPEEAGRYLETYKAYEQKPADLLMEKLEQDFVSRVTECLTTVKSVNKTDSQTLLTTFGSLEQLIAASQEDLALCPGLGPQKARRLFDVLHEPFLKVPR, from the exons ATGGACGAAGAGGGAGTGCAGAAGCCCGCTGGCCCTCCCACAAGAAAGAAATTCCTCATACCCCTGGACGAGGATGCGGGCCCTCCTCCTGGG GCCAAACCCTTATTCAAATCCACACGGAGCCTGCCCACCACGGAGATCGCACCCCAGCTGGCCCCTCAGACTTATGCTGAGTATGCCATCTCAGGACCTccaggaggggctggagccaCACACACCATGGGGCCAGAACCCCTGGCAGGAGAGACCCCCAACAACCCAGCTCCCAAACCAGGAGCAAAATCCAACAGCATCATTGTGAGCCCCCGGCAG agggGCAACCCTGTGCTGAGGTTTGTGCGCAACGTGCCCTGGGAATTTGGTGATGTGCTGCCCGACTACGTGCTGGGCCAGAGCACCTGTGCCCTCTTCCTCAG cctccGCTACCACAACCTCCACCCAGACTACATCCACCAGCGGCTGCAGAGCCTGGGGAAGAGCTTCGCCCTGCGGGTCCTGCTCGTCCAGGTGGACGTG AAAGATCCTCAGCAGGCCCTCAAGGAGCTGGCTAAGATGTGCATCCTGGCCGACTGCACCCTGATCCTTGCCTGGAG CCCTGAGGAGGCCGGGCGGTACCTGGAGACATACAAGGCCTATGAGCAGAAGCCGGCAGACCTCCTGATGGAGAAGCTGGAGCAGGACTTCGTCTCCCGG GTGACTGAATGTCTGACCACTGTGAAGTCGGTCAACAAAACAGACAGTCAGACCCTCCTGACTACTTTCGGG TCTCTGGAACAGCTCATAGCTGCATCTCAGGAAGACTTGGCCTTgtgcccaggcctggggcccCAGAAG gcccGGAGGCTGTTTGATGTCTTACATGAGCCCTTCTTGAAAGTGCCCCGATGA
- the ERCC1 gene encoding DNA excision repair protein ERCC-1 isoform X1 — MESVDRPVKDFAMDEEGVQKPAGPPTRKKFLIPLDEDAGPPPGAKPLFKSTRSLPTTEIAPQLAPQTYAEYAISGPPGGAGATHTMGPEPLAGETPNNPAPKPGAKSNSIIVSPRQRGNPVLRFVRNVPWEFGDVLPDYVLGQSTCALFLSLRYHNLHPDYIHQRLQSLGKSFALRVLLVQVDVKDPQQALKELAKMCILADCTLILAWSPEEAGRYLETYKAYEQKPADLLMEKLEQDFVSRVTECLTTVKSVNKTDSQTLLTTFGSLEQLIAASQEDLALCPGLGPQKARRLFDVLHEPFLKVPR; from the exons ATGGAAAGTGTGGACCG GCCCGTAAAGGACTTTGCGATGGACGAAGAGGGAGTGCAGAAGCCCGCTGGCCCTCCCACAAGAAAGAAATTCCTCATACCCCTGGACGAGGATGCGGGCCCTCCTCCTGGG GCCAAACCCTTATTCAAATCCACACGGAGCCTGCCCACCACGGAGATCGCACCCCAGCTGGCCCCTCAGACTTATGCTGAGTATGCCATCTCAGGACCTccaggaggggctggagccaCACACACCATGGGGCCAGAACCCCTGGCAGGAGAGACCCCCAACAACCCAGCTCCCAAACCAGGAGCAAAATCCAACAGCATCATTGTGAGCCCCCGGCAG agggGCAACCCTGTGCTGAGGTTTGTGCGCAACGTGCCCTGGGAATTTGGTGATGTGCTGCCCGACTACGTGCTGGGCCAGAGCACCTGTGCCCTCTTCCTCAG cctccGCTACCACAACCTCCACCCAGACTACATCCACCAGCGGCTGCAGAGCCTGGGGAAGAGCTTCGCCCTGCGGGTCCTGCTCGTCCAGGTGGACGTG AAAGATCCTCAGCAGGCCCTCAAGGAGCTGGCTAAGATGTGCATCCTGGCCGACTGCACCCTGATCCTTGCCTGGAG CCCTGAGGAGGCCGGGCGGTACCTGGAGACATACAAGGCCTATGAGCAGAAGCCGGCAGACCTCCTGATGGAGAAGCTGGAGCAGGACTTCGTCTCCCGG GTGACTGAATGTCTGACCACTGTGAAGTCGGTCAACAAAACAGACAGTCAGACCCTCCTGACTACTTTCGGG TCTCTGGAACAGCTCATAGCTGCATCTCAGGAAGACTTGGCCTTgtgcccaggcctggggcccCAGAAG gcccGGAGGCTGTTTGATGTCTTACATGAGCCCTTCTTGAAAGTGCCCCGATGA
- the POLR1G gene encoding DNA-directed RNA polymerase I subunit RPA34, producing the protein MGPGTAGTPSGGAARFSCPPNFTATPPASEHSRFSLEALTGPDTELWLIQAPVDFAPDCLNGRLVPLSGSQTVKGKLAGKRHRYRVLSRSGPQAGGEATLLAPSAEAGGGLTCAPAPQGSLRIFEGPQEAPTGTLLQPIPTSPPPQIPPGLRPRFCAFGGSTPVTGPGSVSALKSPALGKRKKKKHMPEASVPQEAANEHGALEVDTALGSPEMDVGKKKKKQQLEELEVTELVATEPTAETSEPQGVLLPSTTKKRKKKPKEVEMVKPEMGMLKTEEKTVELECMVKTEPQEETVLSPTKKRKRQKGTEGMESVDGTIVESQLQVKLEPQEEAIPPPSSKKQKKEKGSRVMREPGTEATEPDMKPLELPGEVMESELPQEVEPQAEAALASTKKRKKEKRQNAMVEPGPEVQPQEEVMKPELPGATEPQAALASTKRKKKERGHKPPEPGTEMINPQGEMTEPELSDAGEPETKANPASTKKRKKRRQQSQVPETVSQEEMPEPPLNSEPREPAPMGQERKRKKPQQDPA; encoded by the exons ATGGGTCCCGGGACGGCGGGGACCCCATCCGGCG GTGCTGCTCGGTTTTCTTGTCCCCCCAACTTTACTGCGACGCCCCCAGCCTCAGAGCACAGTCGTTTCTCTTTGGAGGCATTGACGGGCCCAGATACAGAACTGTGGCTTATCCAGGCCCCTGTAGACTTCGCCCCAGACTG CCTCAATGGGCGGCTCGTGCCTCTCTCTGGCTCCCAGACAGTGAAGGGCAAGTTGGCAGGCAAGCGGCACCGCTACCGGGTCCTCAGCAGGAGTGGCCCCCAGGCTGGAGGAGAAGCAACCCTGCTGGCCCCCTCAGCGGAGGCAGGAGGGGGCCTCACCTGTGCCCCAGCCCCCCAGGGCAGCCTAAGGATCTTTGAGGGTCCCCAGGAAGCCCCAACAGGGACCCTGCTGCAGCCCATTCCTACAAGTCCCCCACCACAAATCCCCCCTGGCCTGAGGCCTCGGTTCTGTGCCTTTGGAGGCAGCACACCAGTCACAGGGCCTGGGTCAGTCTCAGCACTGAAGTCACCGGCcttggggaagagaaaaaaaaagaagcatatgccagaggcctcagttcctcaggAGGCAGCGAATGAGCATGGAGCCCTGGAGGTGGACACAGCTTTGGGATCCCCAGAGATGGATgtagggaagaagaaaaaaaagcagcagctggAAGAATTGGAGGTGACAGAGCTGGTGGCAACAGAGCCCACTGCTGAGACTTCGGAGCCCCAGGGAGTGCTGCTCCCATCCACCaccaagaagaggaaaaagaagcccAAAGAGGTAGAAATGGTCAAGCCAGAAATGGggatgctgaagacagaagaaaagacaGTGGAGCTGGAATGTATGGTTAAAACTGAGCCTCAGGAAGAgacagtcctgtcccccaccaaaaagaggaagaggcagaagggGACAGAAGGGATGGAGTCAGTGGATGGGACGATAGTTGAGTCTCAGCTGCAGGTGAAGTTGGAGCCACAGGAGGAAGCCATCCCACCGCCATCTTcgaagaagcagaaaaaagaaaaggggtcCAGAGTGATGAGGGAGCCAGGGACTGAGGCTACAGAGCCAGACATGAAACCCTTGGAGCTCCCAGGGGAAGTGATGGAGTCTGAACTGCCACAGGAAGtggagcctcaggctgaggcagCCCTAGCATccaccaaaaagagaaagaaagaaaaacggCAGAATGCGATGGTGGAGCCAGGGCCAGAGGTGCAGCCCCAAGAAGAGGTGATGAAGCCTGAGCTGCCAGGTGCCACTGAGCCTCAGGCAGCTCTAGCATCCaccaagaggaagaagaaagaaagagggcacAAACCACCAGAGCCAGGGACTGAGATGATTAACCCTCAAGGTGAGATGACGGAGCCTGAGCTGTCGGATGCGGGAGAGCCTGAGACCAAGGCAAACCCAGCATCcaccaagaagaggaagaagcGGCGCCAGCAAAGCCAGGTGCCAGAGACGGTGTCCCAGGAGGAGATGCCTGAGCCACCACTGAATTCGGAGCCGAGGGAGCCAGCTCCCATGGGACAGGAAAGGAAGCGGAAGAAGCCACAGCAGGATCCTGCCTAG